The region gggaagtccccagaccatcaaccagggaagtccccagaccaTCAATTTGATGCCAGTGCTTGCTCATCAGATTTCTCTTTGATCCAGAATCTCATCCAGGCTACTGGACCCagatctttctctgttttcttgctTGGTTTGTTGATTCAACTCCATCTATTTACCAGTTCTTTTGGAATATCACTTCTGCTTTGGCCCCAGCACCCCTGGGATGAGGGGTATTGGAATGTTCTACTGGGGTTGTGTTTCTGTCTTTGACTTGGACCGTGAAACTGGGACTGCAAGAGTCAGTGGGaatacaactttgtaaagcaactatgtgtgtgtgtgttagtcactcagtcatgttcaactctttttgatcccatggaccatagcccaccaggctcctcagtccatgaatactccaggctagaatactggagagggtttccatttccttctctagggaatcttcccaacccaggagttgaacccaggtcttctacatgTCTCCTGTGAGGCAGACTGCTGAAAGCAACTATagtccagtaaaaattaatgtttaaaaaagggaaaagctaAATATtgctattatatattaaaaaaacgaGTAGGTGGGTAGCTCTTGACTAGCGTGTGGCCAAGTATCTCATTCAGAGGTGCCAGTTACGGTTTTCCCATCCCATGCCTGtgacagacatcactaatcaatcatGGCTTTTTCCACCTATTAATCTTAGCTGTGACCTCATAGCTCTTCTCCAGATGGCACTCCAGGCAGCCATTACCAATCAGTAGCCGCTGGCACGTGGGATGAGACATATATACCAGTCCCCACTCAGGCTTTTTGCCATGGTTCTCCAGTTCTTCTTGCAGCAAAGGTATGTTGTGTAAACTATGACAGATGTGAATCAGTCAGTGGCCTCTGACTTCATTCTGGTGGGCCTCTTCAGCCGCTCAGGGTCACCTCAGCTACTGTTCTTCCTGGTGGCTGTCATGTTTATCATGGGGCTTCTGGGCAACACCACTCTGCTCTTCCTGATCTGCGTGGACTCCCGGCTGCACACACCGATGTATTTTCTGCTCGGTCAGCTCTCCCTGTTTGATGTTGGCTTCCCCCTGGTCACCATCCCCAAGATGGCCTCAGACTTTCTGCAGGGAGAAGGCTCCATCTCCTTTGGGGGTTGTGCAGCTCAGATATTCTTCCTCACGCTGATGGGTGTGGCTGAGGGCGTCCTGTTGGCCCTCATGTCCTATGACCGTTATGTGGCTGTGTGCCGCCCGCTGCAGTATTCTCTGCTCATGAGGCGCCGGGTGTGTCTGCTCATGGTGATCTCCTCCTGGCTGGCGGGTGTGCTCAATGCCTGCATCCAGACCTCCATCACTCTGCACTTCCCCTACTGTGCCTCGCACACCGTGGACCACTTCTTTTGTGAGGTGCCCGCGCTGCTGAAGCTCTCGTGTGCGGACACGGCCGCCTATGAACTGGCGCTGTCCACCTCGGGAGTGCTGATCCTGGTGCTTCCCCTTTCCCTCATTGCCACCTCCTATGGCCACGTGTTGGGGGCTGTTCTACGTATGCGCTCAGAGGAGGCCCGCCACAAGGCCTTCACCACCTGCTCCTCACACATCACAGCAGTGGGACTCTTCTATGGCTCAGCCGTGTTCATGTACATGGTCCCGGGTGCCTACCACAGCCCACGCCAGGACAACATGGTCTCCCTGTTCTACAGTCTTATCACCCCCACACTCAACCCCCTCATATACAGCCTGAGGAACCGGGAAGTGTGGGCGGCTTTGGTCAAAGTTCTCCGCAGAGCTGGGCGCAAGGCAAAGTGATAATCACAGAGGGAGCTGCGGGTGTGACCTTAGTGGTCCTCCATTCCACCCATCTCACCGAAGAACCAATTTATGGTGCAGCTGCTAAGGCCTTAGATCCAAGTCTAAGTGTCTGCCCAGCTTCCTCCCATCCCTTGAGGAGTTGGGTTCATGTTTTCTCCCATGGACTTGTGGAAAGCAATAGTAGCAGTcctgtattaaaaagaaatatactttTAGTGTATTCTTGCCGTATTTTTAGCACTATTTACATGAATGGAAGGgggtctcccctggtggctcagatggtaaagaaattgcctgcaatgcaggagactcaggtcccatccctgggtcgggaagaccccttggagaagagaatggttacatactccagtattcttgcctgcagacttccatggacagagaagcctggcaggctatagttcatggggtcacaaagtgtctgacatgactgagtgactaacacacatgcatgAATGGAAGACCCTACTTTGTAAACTTGAGATTTCCTTGTTATTGAATTGATGATTATACTAGTAATAATTAACGCTTTTGACCAATTGATCTACTGAGTAAATGTTATTTTGTCCTCATGACAGCTTTTGAGATGTAGTGACTATCATGTGTTATGTgtaagaaaaaagactgaaaaagggaaaataagtCATCAGTGGTCACACTTCCAGAAAGTGGCacagctgggacttgaacccatgatGTTCTGATGCCAAACTATTGTGCTATTTGACTGCTAAGCAGTGATCTGTTACCTGCcataggtgtgtatgtgtgtgtgtttgtataaagATGGGAAACCATGCATGtctccttaaaaaatgaaatacagaggTCTCATTTGGAAGCTTAAAAAGAAACTCCATCTTTGCTTTTAAGCCCAGCCTTGAAAACAGTTGTAACCAAGAGCAACTGAAACAAAAAAAGCCAAAGTGTAAATATTGAACATAAATCATTAGTCTGCTTCATGTTCATTAGACATTCAAACTTTATTTTGTCCTTGGTTATATAACTAAAATAagtgcttgatttttaaaaatagatttaaaactatatatttcctaaagaaataatatttgcttttctctttattccttcctgttttccttgatattcttttgttcttttaaaaagtttcttcattttaaaaattaagttaaatactTTTCATgagttaaa is a window of Muntiacus reevesi chromosome 1, mMunRee1.1, whole genome shotgun sequence DNA encoding:
- the OR2Z1 gene encoding olfactory receptor 2Z1; the encoded protein is MTDVNQSVASDFILVGLFSRSGSPQLLFFLVAVMFIMGLLGNTTLLFLICVDSRLHTPMYFLLGQLSLFDVGFPLVTIPKMASDFLQGEGSISFGGCAAQIFFLTLMGVAEGVLLALMSYDRYVAVCRPLQYSLLMRRRVCLLMVISSWLAGVLNACIQTSITLHFPYCASHTVDHFFCEVPALLKLSCADTAAYELALSTSGVLILVLPLSLIATSYGHVLGAVLRMRSEEARHKAFTTCSSHITAVGLFYGSAVFMYMVPGAYHSPRQDNMVSLFYSLITPTLNPLIYSLRNREVWAALVKVLRRAGRKAK